The following proteins come from a genomic window of Methylorubrum populi:
- a CDS encoding efflux RND transporter permease subunit, translating to MFGTLVRASLRNRLFVLAAAVLLVAYGAFVLPRLPVDVLPDLNRPMVTLMTEAEGLAPPEVEQTVTYPIEAAMNGMPGVTRVRSVSGVGLSIVYVEFDWSTDVYRSRQLVAEKLAVVRETLPRGAVPHMGPVTSIMGEILLVALTSETLPSMEVRELADFVIRPQLLSLSGVAQVIPIGGEVRQYRVSPNPASMQALDVTPEQVEAAVSRFGTNSGGGFVDLHGREYLIRNVGLTKRLDDLRGTVVTYRDGQPVLLRQVADVAFAPAVKRGDAGYNGRPAVIVSIQKQPGADTVDLTRRIEATLVSIQKSLPAGAKADNIQFRQATFIETSIGNVRRVLLEAAAVVAGVLVLFLMNVRATLISLTAIPVSVLVTVVVFQALGLTVNTMTLGGLAIAIGELVDDAVVDVENIIRRLRENRERPEPRPVLEVVAAASQEVRSGIVYATLIVCLVFVPLFALSGIEGRLFAPLGIAYIVSILASLVVSVTLTPVLASYLLSQDGGGHHDDTWLVRLLKRGNAALLGWAFRHRWLVVGVTGAAVVVAGVAATNLPRAFLPPFNEGSLALGLAYNPGISLAESHRLGLVAERLIREVPEVTSVGRRTGRAEMDEHAEGVHSSEIDVDLKPGRPKEAILADLRERLGVLPAVLNVGQPISHRLDHMLSGIRAEVAVKIYGDDLDTLRSLAEDLRDRLAKIPGMADLQVEKQVRIPQLRVDVDHERAALYGLTPAGVTDALATLSNGRTVSQIVEGNRRFDVVIRLGDEDRSTTGLSDLLIASPAGRIPLRRVAEVSETDGPNQVMRENAQRRIAVFGNTDKRRDLAAVVADVRRAIDETRWPPGYRAGLEGSFQAQEEAATRIGLLSLVALALILTVLYGRYRSLALAGIIMASIPLALVGSVAALWLAEQPLSVASMVGFVTLAGITARNGILKISHYLNLAIHEGEAFGPALVVRGSLERLTPVLMTALSAGLALLPLVLGAGEPGREILHPVAVTILGGLVSATLLDAVLTPILFLAFGRRALERLRAGQVGGLKPAELY from the coding sequence ATGTTCGGCACCCTCGTCCGCGCCAGCCTGCGCAACCGGCTCTTCGTCCTCGCCGCCGCCGTGCTCCTCGTCGCCTACGGCGCCTTCGTGCTGCCGCGGCTGCCCGTCGACGTCCTGCCCGACCTCAACCGGCCGATGGTCACCCTCATGACCGAGGCCGAAGGCTTGGCGCCCCCGGAGGTCGAGCAGACCGTCACCTATCCCATCGAAGCCGCCATGAACGGCATGCCGGGGGTGACCCGCGTCCGTTCGGTCTCCGGCGTCGGCCTGTCCATCGTCTACGTCGAGTTCGACTGGTCGACCGACGTGTACCGCAGCCGGCAGTTGGTAGCCGAGAAGCTCGCCGTCGTGCGCGAGACCCTCCCGCGCGGCGCGGTCCCCCACATGGGGCCGGTCACCTCGATCATGGGCGAGATCCTCCTGGTGGCCCTCACATCGGAGACGCTGCCGTCGATGGAGGTGCGCGAGCTCGCCGACTTCGTCATCCGGCCGCAACTCCTCAGCCTGTCCGGCGTCGCCCAGGTCATCCCCATCGGCGGCGAGGTCCGGCAGTACCGGGTCAGCCCGAACCCGGCCTCGATGCAGGCCCTCGACGTAACCCCGGAGCAGGTCGAGGCCGCGGTCTCCCGCTTCGGCACCAATTCCGGCGGGGGCTTCGTCGACCTTCACGGACGCGAGTATCTCATCCGCAACGTCGGCCTGACCAAGCGCCTCGACGACCTGCGCGGCACCGTGGTGACCTACCGCGACGGCCAGCCGGTCCTCCTGCGCCAGGTCGCCGACGTCGCCTTCGCCCCAGCGGTCAAGCGCGGCGACGCCGGCTACAACGGTCGACCCGCCGTCATCGTCTCCATCCAGAAGCAACCCGGCGCCGACACCGTCGACCTGACGCGGCGCATCGAGGCGACGCTTGTTTCCATCCAGAAGTCGCTGCCGGCAGGCGCGAAGGCCGACAACATCCAATTCCGTCAGGCGACCTTCATCGAGACCTCCATCGGCAACGTGAGGCGGGTGCTGCTGGAGGCCGCCGCCGTCGTCGCCGGGGTGCTGGTCCTGTTCCTGATGAACGTCCGGGCGACCCTGATATCGCTCACGGCGATCCCGGTTTCGGTGCTCGTCACGGTCGTCGTCTTCCAGGCACTAGGCCTGACGGTGAACACCATGACGCTCGGGGGTCTGGCCATCGCCATCGGCGAGCTCGTCGACGACGCAGTGGTCGATGTCGAGAACATCATCCGGCGGCTGCGCGAGAACCGGGAGCGGCCCGAGCCCCGGCCGGTGCTTGAGGTGGTCGCGGCGGCGAGCCAGGAGGTGCGCTCGGGCATCGTCTATGCGACCCTGATCGTCTGCCTCGTCTTCGTGCCACTCTTCGCGCTGTCGGGCATCGAGGGCCGCCTCTTCGCCCCGCTCGGCATCGCCTACATCGTCTCGATCCTGGCGAGCCTCGTCGTCTCGGTCACCCTGACGCCGGTCCTGGCCTCCTACCTGCTTAGCCAGGACGGCGGCGGGCACCATGACGACACCTGGCTGGTCCGGCTGCTCAAGCGCGGCAACGCCGCCCTCCTGGGATGGGCTTTCCGACATCGCTGGCTTGTGGTCGGGGTCACCGGCGCGGCGGTCGTCGTCGCGGGCGTGGCGGCCACCAACCTGCCGCGGGCGTTCCTGCCGCCCTTCAACGAGGGCAGCCTCGCGCTCGGCCTCGCCTACAACCCCGGCATCTCGCTCGCCGAGAGCCACCGCCTCGGCCTCGTCGCCGAACGCCTCATCCGCGAGGTGCCCGAGGTGACCTCGGTCGGACGCCGCACCGGCCGGGCCGAGATGGACGAGCATGCCGAGGGCGTCCACTCGTCCGAGATCGACGTCGACCTGAAGCCCGGCCGGCCGAAGGAGGCCATCCTCGCCGACCTCCGCGAGCGCCTCGGCGTGCTGCCGGCGGTGCTGAACGTCGGCCAGCCGATCTCGCACCGGCTCGACCACATGCTGTCCGGCATCCGGGCCGAGGTCGCGGTCAAGATATACGGAGACGACCTCGACACCCTGCGGAGCCTTGCCGAGGACCTGCGCGACCGGCTCGCGAAGATCCCGGGCATGGCGGACCTCCAGGTCGAGAAGCAGGTGCGCATCCCGCAGCTCCGGGTCGACGTCGACCACGAACGGGCGGCCCTCTACGGCCTGACCCCGGCGGGGGTGACCGACGCCCTGGCGACGCTGAGCAACGGGCGCACCGTCTCGCAGATCGTCGAGGGCAATCGCCGCTTCGACGTGGTCATCCGGCTCGGGGACGAGGACCGCTCGACCACGGGCTTAAGCGACCTGCTCATCGCCTCGCCGGCCGGGCGCATCCCGCTACGCCGGGTCGCCGAGGTCTCGGAGACCGACGGGCCGAACCAGGTCATGCGCGAGAACGCCCAGCGGCGGATCGCGGTCTTCGGCAACACCGACAAGCGGCGCGACCTCGCCGCCGTGGTCGCCGACGTGCGGCGCGCCATCGACGAGACCCGCTGGCCGCCGGGCTATCGGGCCGGCCTGGAGGGCTCGTTCCAGGCGCAGGAGGAGGCCGCGACCCGCATCGGCCTGCTCTCGCTGGTGGCGCTCGCGCTGATCCTCACCGTTCTCTACGGCCGCTACCGCTCGCTCGCGCTCGCCGGCATCATCATGGCCAGCATCCCGCTCGCCCTGGTGGGTTCGGTGGCGGCCCTGTGGCTTGCCGAGCAGCCGCTCTCGGTCGCCTCGATGGTCGGCTTCGTGACGCTGGCCGGCATCACCGCCCGCAACGGCATCCTCAAGATCTCGCATTACCTCAACCTCGCCATCCACGAGGGCGAGGCGTTCGGGCCGGCGCTGGTCGTGCGCGGGTCGCTGGAGCGGCTGACGCCGGTGCTGATGACCGCGCTCTCGGCCGGGCTCGCCCTGCTGCCGCTGGTGCTCGGCGCCGGCGAGCCGGGTCGAGAGATCCTGCACCCCGTCGCGGTGACCATCCTGGGCGGCCTCGTCAGCGCCACGCTGCTCGACGCCGTCCTGACCCCGATCCTGTTCCTCGCCTTCGGTCGGCGCGCCCTTGAGCGGCTCCGGGCGGGACAGGTGGGCGGGCTCAAGCCCGCCGAACTCTACTGA
- a CDS encoding DUF1289 domain-containing protein — protein sequence MKKDDPCIGVCQWDGRTGWCLGCGRTVPEIRAWRKMTPYRRTALARDLPRRIAQLSDTREQARSDLGDA from the coding sequence ATGAAAAAGGACGACCCCTGCATCGGGGTCTGCCAATGGGACGGACGAACCGGCTGGTGCCTGGGCTGCGGGCGCACCGTCCCCGAGATCCGCGCGTGGAGGAAGATGACGCCCTACCGGCGCACTGCCCTCGCGCGCGATCTTCCCCGTCGGATCGCGCAGCTGTCCGACACACGGGAACAGGCCCGATCCGACCTCGGGGACGCTTGA
- a CDS encoding MFS transporter, with product MLPRVLDRLADRAVMIPSSALLGLVLIGFAGESWGNGIGWAALLATWLVLGIGYSAAQTPTGRLLRRSASAEDRPAVFAAQFALSHAAWLVTYPLAGWLGATVGMPATLAALGAVTLAATAAAVLLWPSDDPEAVEHAHPELDAAHPHLAAAHGRRHAHAYVIDDLHHHWPSGRPG from the coding sequence GTGCTGCCGCGGGTCCTCGACCGGCTGGCCGACCGCGCCGTGATGATCCCTTCCTCCGCCCTGCTCGGCCTCGTGCTGATCGGGTTCGCCGGGGAGTCGTGGGGCAACGGCATCGGCTGGGCCGCCCTGCTGGCGACGTGGCTCGTGCTCGGCATCGGCTACTCGGCGGCCCAGACCCCGACGGGCCGCCTGCTCCGGCGCTCCGCGTCCGCCGAGGACCGGCCGGCCGTATTCGCCGCGCAATTCGCGCTCTCCCACGCCGCCTGGCTCGTGACCTATCCGCTGGCCGGCTGGCTAGGGGCGACGGTCGGGATGCCCGCCACGCTGGCCGCGCTCGGCGCCGTCACGCTGGCGGCGACCGCCGCTGCCGTGCTGCTCTGGCCCTCGGACGACCCCGAGGCGGTCGAGCACGCCCACCCCGAGCTCGATGCGGCCCACCCGCACCTGGCGGCGGCGCACGGTCGTCGCCATGCCCACGCCTACGTCATCGACGACCTCCACCACCATTGGCCGTCGGGGCGCCCGGGATGA
- a CDS encoding helix-turn-helix domain-containing protein, which produces MRGRKIGSGGERAAIAAALERARREDGLSQEALARTLGSSQANISKLLRGQQRPRPELEASIRSYLAARPAGVAHPSEAWTRRLLAACERSPAFRDVIDAALMLVNENEYSDRA; this is translated from the coding sequence ATGAGGGGACGCAAGATCGGATCAGGCGGCGAGCGCGCCGCCATCGCGGCGGCGCTGGAACGAGCCCGGCGCGAGGACGGCCTGAGCCAGGAGGCGCTCGCCCGCACGCTGGGCTCCAGCCAGGCCAACATTTCCAAGCTCTTGCGCGGTCAGCAGAGGCCCCGCCCGGAACTGGAGGCGTCGATACGGTCCTATCTCGCCGCGCGGCCCGCGGGCGTCGCCCACCCTTCGGAAGCGTGGACGCGGCGTCTCCTCGCGGCCTGCGAACGCTCGCCAGCCTTCCGCGACGTGATCGACGCGGCGCTGATGCTTGTGAATGAAAATGAATATTCTGACCGAGCTTGA
- a CDS encoding efflux RND transporter periplasmic adaptor subunit: MIHFKNDAPGRPRGRAAGLAMLILATCLAVPALAGGGDDHSHGPAPATVAAQGTPRVAMQSDLYQVVGTLKGDRLTLHVDRSEDNEPVTGATVSVTVEGEALPAAPNADGTYAVSSPHLAEPGSNDLVVQVAGPDGEDLLIGTLVVAEPARPAADAGAGHAHAGLPFLTHLKERFGRPEPGRAWALAVFAVGLAVGLALRSRRMRPAAFVAGAVLVVALTGTAFAHGGEDHDHDAPTATPGSNNPQRLPDGSVFVPKPSQRILEVRTTTARPSEVAGATRLIGKVIPDPNRGGLVQSIGGGRVIAPEAGMPRLGQAVRKGEVLARVERPIIQADQAIVVEKVGEIEQQIGLAEARLARARKLVASGAGTAISVSDLEIELEGMRRRRAAVSDIRTTPETLTAPADGVIASTRVVAGQVVQPQDVLFQVVHPGSLWVEALSYEDAPTGAGATALTVDGATLRLEHKGVSRALQQQATVLQFAVVDPPGNLRVGQPVTVLAATGTSATGIVLPRNAVVRGTGGEAMVWRHAAPERFEPRQVRVEPVDANRVVVRAGVKEGERVVVRGADLINQIR, translated from the coding sequence GTGATTCACTTCAAGAACGACGCCCCCGGGCGGCCGCGAGGCCGTGCCGCCGGGCTGGCCATGCTGATCCTGGCCACCTGCCTTGCCGTGCCCGCGCTCGCCGGCGGGGGCGACGACCACAGCCACGGACCGGCACCGGCCACCGTCGCCGCGCAGGGCACGCCCCGCGTCGCCATGCAATCCGACCTCTATCAGGTGGTCGGCACCCTCAAGGGCGACCGCCTGACGCTCCACGTCGACCGGTCCGAGGACAACGAGCCGGTGACCGGCGCGACCGTGTCCGTGACCGTCGAGGGCGAGGCCTTGCCGGCCGCCCCGAACGCCGACGGGACCTACGCCGTCTCCTCGCCCCACCTCGCGGAGCCCGGCTCGAACGACCTCGTCGTCCAAGTCGCCGGCCCGGACGGCGAGGACCTGCTGATCGGGACCTTGGTGGTGGCCGAGCCGGCTCGCCCGGCGGCCGACGCGGGAGCGGGACACGCGCATGCCGGCCTGCCGTTCCTCACGCACCTCAAGGAGCGGTTCGGCCGGCCCGAGCCGGGTCGGGCCTGGGCGCTCGCCGTCTTCGCGGTCGGGTTGGCCGTCGGTCTAGCCCTGCGCAGCCGCCGGATGCGGCCGGCCGCCTTCGTGGCCGGCGCCGTCCTCGTCGTCGCCCTGACGGGCACCGCCTTCGCCCATGGCGGCGAGGACCACGACCACGACGCCCCCACCGCGACGCCGGGTTCGAACAACCCGCAGCGCCTGCCCGACGGCTCGGTCTTCGTACCCAAGCCCTCGCAGCGCATCCTGGAGGTTCGCACCACGACCGCCCGGCCGAGCGAGGTCGCCGGCGCGACCCGCCTCATCGGCAAGGTCATTCCCGACCCGAACCGCGGCGGGCTGGTGCAGAGCATCGGCGGCGGCCGGGTCATCGCCCCGGAGGCCGGCATGCCCCGCCTCGGTCAGGCCGTGCGCAAGGGTGAGGTGCTCGCCCGGGTCGAGCGTCCGATCATCCAGGCCGACCAGGCCATCGTCGTCGAGAAGGTCGGCGAGATCGAGCAGCAGATCGGCCTGGCCGAGGCACGGCTGGCCCGGGCCCGGAAGCTCGTCGCCTCCGGCGCCGGCACGGCCATCTCGGTTTCCGACCTGGAGATCGAGCTTGAGGGCATGCGCCGGCGCCGTGCCGCCGTCAGCGACATCCGAACCACGCCGGAGACCCTGACGGCGCCGGCCGACGGCGTCATCGCCTCGACCCGGGTCGTCGCCGGCCAGGTCGTGCAGCCGCAGGACGTCCTGTTTCAGGTCGTCCATCCCGGCAGCCTCTGGGTCGAGGCGCTGTCCTACGAGGACGCACCGACAGGCGCGGGAGCGACGGCGCTGACCGTCGACGGCGCCACCCTGAGGCTGGAGCACAAGGGCGTCAGCCGCGCCCTGCAACAGCAGGCGACCGTTCTCCAGTTCGCGGTGGTCGATCCGCCCGGCAACCTGCGGGTGGGGCAGCCGGTGACGGTGCTAGCCGCGACCGGGACCAGCGCGACCGGCATCGTCCTACCGCGCAACGCCGTCGTGCGCGGGACCGGCGGGGAGGCCATGGTCTGGCGCCACGCCGCGCCCGAGCGGTTCGAGCCGCGCCAGGTCCGGGTCGAGCCGGTCGACGCCAACCGCGTCGTGGTGCGGGCCGGCGTGAAGGAGGGCGAGCGCGTCGTCGTGCGCGGCGCCGACTTGATCAACCAGATCCGGTGA
- the gyrB gene encoding DNA topoisomerase (ATP-hydrolyzing) subunit B: MADSPNTEHAESYGAESIRVLKGLDAVRKRPGMYIGDTDDGSGLHHMIYEVVDNAIDEALAGHADLVTVTLNPDGSCTVSDNGRGIPTDIHKEEGVSAAEVIMTQLHAGGKFDQNSYKVSGGLHGVGVSVVNALSTSLKLRIWRGGKEHRMEFRHGDAVAPLEVVGPAGDRRGTEVTFLPSTETFTMTEFDYATLEKRLRELAFLNSGVRIVLTDARHAEHKREELCYEGGVEAFVRYLDRSRKPVEGMAKPVTVLGERDGIRVEVAFWWNDSFNETVLPFTNNIPQRDGGTHMAGFRAALTRQLTGYAESSGIAKKEKVSLTGDDCREGLTAVISVQVPDPKFSSQTKDKLVSSEVRPAVENILNEGLSTWLEENPAQAKSVMGKVVLAAAAREAARKARETITRKGALDIASLPGKLADCQERDPSKCELLLVEGDSAGGSAKQGRDRTFQAVLPLRGKILNVERVRADRMLSSAEIGTLITALGAGIGRSSTDREGFNPDKLRYHRIIIMTDADVDGSHIRTLLLTFFFRQMPEIIERGHLYIAQPPLYKAERGRRALYLKDERALEDYLIDQGVEGAVLRLASGTEFGGAQLKTLVEEARAFRGILHGLHTRYDRAVVEQAVLAGAFAKDVAENPGEAEVLADRTAKRLDRIADEIEKGWTGAASEGGYVFSRTLRSVKQVATLDATLLASQEARRLAERAETLREIYEEPVTLSRKGDETEFYGPVGLFEAVMAFGRKGLQLQRYKGLGEMTAQQLWETTLDRDVRSLLQVKVKDTTDADDLFVKLMGDVVEPRREFIQENALSVANLDV, encoded by the coding sequence ATGGCTGACTCCCCGAACACCGAACACGCCGAAAGCTACGGCGCGGAATCGATCCGCGTGCTGAAGGGCCTGGATGCCGTGCGCAAGCGTCCCGGCATGTATATCGGCGACACCGACGACGGCTCCGGCCTCCACCACATGATCTACGAGGTGGTGGACAACGCCATCGATGAGGCGCTTGCCGGCCACGCCGATCTCGTGACCGTGACGCTCAATCCAGACGGCTCCTGCACGGTCTCCGACAACGGCCGCGGTATCCCGACCGACATCCACAAGGAGGAGGGGGTCTCGGCGGCCGAGGTCATCATGACCCAGCTCCATGCCGGCGGTAAGTTCGATCAGAATTCCTACAAGGTCTCGGGCGGCCTGCACGGCGTCGGCGTCTCGGTGGTCAATGCGCTCTCCACCAGCCTCAAGCTGCGGATCTGGCGCGGCGGCAAGGAGCACCGCATGGAGTTCCGCCACGGCGACGCGGTGGCGCCGCTGGAGGTGGTGGGGCCCGCGGGCGACCGGCGCGGCACCGAGGTGACGTTCCTGCCGAGCACCGAAACCTTCACAATGACGGAGTTCGACTACGCGACGCTGGAGAAGCGCCTGCGTGAACTCGCCTTCCTCAACTCGGGCGTGCGCATCGTGCTCACCGATGCGCGCCATGCCGAGCACAAGCGAGAGGAGCTTTGCTACGAGGGCGGCGTCGAAGCCTTCGTGCGCTATCTCGACCGCTCGCGGAAGCCGGTCGAGGGCATGGCCAAGCCCGTGACCGTGCTCGGCGAGCGCGACGGCATTCGCGTCGAGGTGGCGTTCTGGTGGAACGACTCGTTCAACGAGACGGTCCTGCCCTTCACCAACAACATTCCGCAGCGCGACGGCGGCACCCACATGGCGGGCTTCCGCGCCGCCCTGACGCGTCAGCTGACGGGCTATGCCGAGTCCTCGGGCATCGCCAAGAAGGAGAAGGTCTCGCTCACCGGCGACGATTGCCGCGAGGGCCTGACCGCCGTCATCTCCGTGCAGGTGCCGGACCCGAAATTCTCCTCGCAGACCAAGGACAAGCTCGTCTCCTCCGAGGTCCGCCCGGCGGTCGAGAACATCCTCAACGAGGGGCTCTCGACCTGGCTGGAAGAGAACCCGGCCCAGGCCAAGTCGGTGATGGGCAAGGTCGTGCTCGCCGCCGCCGCCCGCGAGGCGGCGCGCAAGGCGCGCGAGACCATCACCCGCAAGGGCGCCCTCGACATCGCCTCCCTGCCCGGCAAGCTCGCCGATTGCCAGGAGCGCGATCCGTCGAAATGCGAGTTGCTGCTGGTGGAGGGCGATTCCGCCGGCGGTTCGGCCAAGCAGGGCCGTGACCGCACCTTCCAGGCCGTGTTGCCCCTGCGGGGAAAGATCCTGAACGTCGAGCGGGTGCGCGCCGACCGGATGCTGTCCTCGGCCGAGATCGGCACGCTGATCACCGCGCTCGGGGCCGGCATCGGCCGTTCCTCGACCGACCGCGAGGGCTTCAACCCGGACAAGCTGCGCTATCACCGCATCATCATCATGACCGATGCGGACGTTGACGGCTCGCATATCCGCACGCTGCTGCTGACGTTCTTCTTCCGACAGATGCCGGAAATCATCGAGCGCGGTCACCTCTACATCGCCCAGCCACCGCTCTACAAAGCCGAGCGCGGCCGGCGCGCCCTCTACCTCAAGGACGAGCGGGCGCTGGAGGATTACCTGATCGACCAGGGCGTCGAGGGGGCGGTACTGCGGCTCGCCTCCGGCACCGAGTTCGGCGGTGCCCAGCTCAAGACGCTGGTCGAGGAGGCCCGGGCCTTCCGCGGCATCCTGCACGGCCTCCATACCCGTTACGACCGGGCCGTCGTCGAGCAGGCGGTTTTGGCCGGCGCCTTCGCCAAGGACGTCGCCGAAAATCCCGGCGAGGCGGAGGTTCTGGCCGACCGCACCGCCAAGCGTCTCGACCGGATTGCCGACGAGATCGAGAAGGGCTGGACGGGCGCGGCCTCGGAGGGCGGCTACGTCTTCAGTCGGACGCTGCGCAGCGTGAAGCAGGTCGCCACCCTCGACGCGACGCTGCTTGCCTCGCAGGAGGCGCGTCGGCTCGCCGAGCGGGCGGAGACGCTGCGCGAGATCTACGAGGAGCCGGTGACGCTCTCCCGTAAGGGCGACGAGACCGAGTTCTACGGTCCCGTCGGCCTGTTCGAGGCGGTGATGGCGTTCGGCCGCAAGGGGCTCCAGCTCCAGCGCTACAAGGGCCTGGGCGAGATGACCGCGCAACAACTCTGGGAGACGACTCTCGACCGCGACGTGCGCTCGCTGCTGCAGGTGAAGGTCAAGGACACGACCGATGCCGACGACCTGTTCGTCAAGCTGATGGGCGACGTCGTCGAGCCGCGCCGCGAGTTCATCCAGGAGAACGCGCTGAGCGTGGCCAATCTCGACGTCTGA
- a CDS encoding FRG domain-containing protein produces the protein MRPPTRPPPKPIRGVSAEPVQPRGPASAADTVERLKSAQETWQSFQDFLDRRMHSRWVFRGCASREFLCVPSAGRTPNHDPLFEEHLFRAFKREARLHVSLPGATDWDWLALGQHFGLPTRLLDWTTNPLVACFFAVSSDPLDADAVIYAYPVDDTLVINPEGGPGPFEIDRVGFLLPTTTAPRIASQRGLFSVHPRPSEPWMPSGLAENSFVIPRGVRSRFQRKLFSLGIDAAHIWASLEGVCLSLSWQYRQRLGIGAAVF, from the coding sequence ATGAGACCTCCGACCCGCCCCCCTCCCAAACCGATCCGTGGCGTCTCGGCGGAGCCGGTCCAGCCGCGTGGCCCGGCTTCGGCCGCGGACACCGTGGAGCGTCTCAAGTCGGCGCAGGAGACCTGGCAATCCTTCCAGGACTTCCTGGACCGGCGCATGCACTCGCGCTGGGTCTTTCGGGGCTGCGCGTCCCGCGAATTCCTATGTGTGCCGAGCGCGGGCCGCACGCCGAACCACGACCCGCTGTTCGAGGAGCACCTGTTCCGCGCCTTCAAGCGCGAGGCACGGTTGCACGTCTCGCTGCCGGGGGCGACCGATTGGGACTGGCTGGCCCTGGGGCAGCATTTCGGGCTGCCGACGCGCCTCCTGGACTGGACGACCAACCCACTCGTCGCGTGCTTCTTCGCGGTCTCCAGCGACCCCTTGGACGCCGATGCCGTGATCTACGCCTATCCGGTGGACGACACGCTCGTCATAAATCCGGAGGGCGGACCGGGCCCGTTCGAGATCGACCGCGTGGGGTTCCTGCTCCCGACCACGACGGCCCCGAGGATCGCGAGCCAGCGCGGGTTGTTCTCCGTTCATCCCAGGCCCAGCGAACCCTGGATGCCGAGCGGACTGGCTGAAAACAGCTTCGTCATACCGCGAGGGGTCCGGTCGCGCTTCCAGCGCAAGCTCTTCAGCCTCGGCATCGATGCGGCCCATATCTGGGCTAGCCTTGAGGGCGTATGTCTCTCGCTGAGCTGGCAGTATCGGCAGCGTCTCGGCATTGGCGCCGCCGTGTTCTGA
- a CDS encoding 7-cyano-7-deazaguanine synthase, producing the protein MRALLLSGGLDSAAIAAWQRPDVCLTVDYGQRPAKGEIAAAASVARELGLRHEVARVDLSALGLGPLAGRAASDLARAPEWWPYRNQMLVTLAGMRFVAEGLTEILLGAIRTDVHADGRAPFLRTVDRLMHLQEGGVRVMAPARHLSALELVRRSGIPRSLLGATFSCHVMEYACGRCRGCEKHQETLARIDGGRARAGTAARASAATGG; encoded by the coding sequence ATGAGGGCGCTCCTGCTCTCGGGCGGCCTCGACTCGGCGGCCATCGCCGCCTGGCAGAGGCCGGACGTCTGCCTCACGGTCGATTACGGACAGAGGCCGGCCAAGGGCGAGATCGCCGCGGCGGCCTCGGTCGCGCGCGAGCTCGGACTTCGCCACGAGGTCGCGCGGGTCGACCTGTCGGCCCTTGGCCTTGGCCCGCTCGCGGGGCGCGCGGCCTCGGATCTGGCGCGCGCGCCCGAGTGGTGGCCTTACCGCAACCAGATGCTGGTGACGCTCGCCGGCATGCGGTTCGTGGCCGAGGGACTGACCGAGATCCTGCTCGGGGCGATCAGGACGGATGTCCATGCCGACGGTCGCGCTCCCTTCCTGCGGACCGTCGACCGGCTGATGCACCTGCAGGAGGGAGGGGTCCGGGTCATGGCCCCCGCGCGCCACCTTTCGGCCCTGGAGCTTGTCAGGCGGTCGGGGATCCCCCGTTCACTCCTGGGCGCCACCTTCTCCTGCCATGTCATGGAATACGCCTGCGGTCGGTGCCGTGGCTGCGAGAAGCACCAGGAAACGCTGGCGCGCATCGATGGCGGCCGGGCCCGCGCCGGCACCGCGGCCCGGGCGTCCGCGGCGACGGGAGGTTGA
- a CDS encoding PfkB family carbohydrate kinase, protein MHAFGVGATVQPIDERISFSYFHPLSPALLEPAVPAAQPVLTVSGDVVLRFGFVEGDAVVSARRAVHDPQTGHAASPFRANGSRAERLAVVLNQGEAEAATGAAGDDVGAALLAAHDAETVVVKRGCEGARVFRVGGVPADIPAYRSERVFKIGSGDVFSAAFAHHWGERGLDAVDAADLASRSVAHFVDYHALPLPPAAELASQSALPAGRRPGLVYLAGPFFDLAQRWLVEEALERLQALGAPVFSPLHEVGTGRPAQETAAADLEGLDRCAALLALLDGADPGTLFEVGYARARGKPVVVLAERLDDPNLTMLVGTGCRVARDLTSALYQAAWAAME, encoded by the coding sequence ATGCACGCGTTCGGTGTGGGCGCGACCGTCCAACCCATCGACGAGAGAATCTCGTTCTCCTACTTCCATCCCCTCTCGCCAGCGTTGCTCGAACCGGCCGTACCCGCTGCGCAACCTGTCCTGACCGTGTCCGGCGACGTGGTGCTGCGGTTCGGTTTCGTGGAAGGCGACGCCGTTGTTTCCGCGCGGCGCGCCGTCCACGATCCGCAGACCGGCCATGCGGCGAGCCCGTTCCGCGCCAACGGCTCCCGGGCCGAGCGGCTCGCCGTCGTGCTGAACCAGGGCGAGGCGGAGGCCGCGACCGGCGCGGCGGGCGACGACGTGGGCGCCGCGCTTCTCGCCGCGCACGACGCCGAGACCGTCGTGGTCAAGCGCGGGTGCGAGGGCGCGCGCGTGTTCCGGGTCGGGGGCGTGCCGGCCGACATCCCGGCATACCGCTCGGAGCGCGTATTCAAGATCGGGTCGGGCGACGTGTTCAGCGCGGCCTTCGCGCACCATTGGGGCGAGCGCGGGCTGGACGCCGTCGACGCCGCGGACCTGGCCTCACGCAGCGTCGCGCACTTCGTCGACTACCACGCGCTGCCCCTGCCCCCCGCCGCCGAGCTCGCGTCCCAGTCCGCCCTGCCCGCTGGCCGGCGTCCGGGCCTGGTCTACCTGGCGGGACCCTTCTTCGATCTCGCGCAGCGTTGGCTCGTCGAGGAGGCGCTCGAACGGCTCCAGGCACTGGGCGCGCCGGTGTTCTCCCCCTTGCACGAGGTCGGTACGGGCCGTCCGGCCCAGGAAACCGCGGCCGCCGATCTCGAAGGCCTGGACCGCTGCGCCGCGCTGCTCGCGCTGCTCGACGGCGCCGATCCGGGCACCCTGTTCGAGGTCGGGTACGCGCGCGCCCGGGGCAAGCCCGTCGTCGTCCTTGCCGAGCGCCTCGACGACCCGAACCTGACGATGCTCGTCGGCACCGGCTGCCGGGTCGCTCGCGACCTCACATCCGCGCTCTACCAGGCGGCCTGGGCCGCCATGGAATGA